The Halosolutus gelatinilyticus nucleotide sequence CCGATCCGCTGGCGGTCGCCGCGACCGGTTCGGCTTCGGGTTCTTCCGCGTCGGACTCGTCGGCTGCGTCGCCCTTGGACTCGGCAGCCGAGTCGTCGATCGCCTCGACGTCGGCCGCGTCGACGTCCGCGAGGGTCGCGAGGTCGCCGAACGTCCCGCCGATCTCGGGACTGGACGCGTCCGGATTCAGGGTGAGGCCGCTCACCTGCTCGCGATCGCCCGCGACGACCTCGACGGCCTCGATCGCGCAGTCGCGCAGGGCGGCGAGGTAGTCGGCCGTCGTCCCGTAGTGGTCTCTGGCGAGCGGAATCCCCGAGGCGAGCCCGCGGTCGACGCCGGCCTCGCGCAGCGCCGCCGTCAGCGCGTCGTCGCTGGCGTCGCGTTCGGCGACCCCGGCGTAGGTACCGATCCGGTCGAGGGTCTGCTCGGCGGCGCTGACGACCCAGCGATCGCGCGTGTCGGCGTCGACGGGCGCGATGCTCTCGGGGCGGATCGACGTGTAGACCCGATCGGAGTCGTCGGGCTGGTAGGTCCGGGCCTTGCCGGTCACAGCGACGAACACCGGCGGTTCGAGCTGTTCGAGGGCGGCCAGTTCGTCGGGCTGGTACTGGCCGGCGTAGACGACGAACGCGCCCGTCGGATCGACGACGCGCGCGCGGAGCATCTCGTCGTTGACCGCCGTCACCTCGGTGAGCGTCCCGACGGCGAAGAGTCGGTTGAGTCGGGCCCCGGTCGGCGTGATCACGTAGTTGGGGGCGCGTTCCTCGTCGCTTTCGGCGTACGACAGCGACGCGTCGTCGTACTCGGCGGCGAAGAGACGGTAGGCGATCTCGCGCCCCGGAATCTCCTCGTCGCCGTCGCCGTTTGCGCTCATGCTCGCACCTCCTCGAGGAATGCCGCGGCGCGTGCGGCCGGATCGTCGTCGCTTTCGTCGAACGATTCGGCGTCGAGGTTCGCCCCGTACTCGTCGACCGAGAGGTGACCACGAATGCGGTACTCGCGGCCGACGATTCGATCGCGGATCTCGTCGGCGACGACTTCCTGATCCATCGCTTCGCGGGCCTGCTCGAGGGCGTCCTCGAGCGTCCCGCCGTAGACGTCCTCGGTCAGATCGTCGTCGAGGACGACCGTCACCGTACCGGTGCCGTCGTCGAGGATCGCCTTCACGCGCAGGTCGTCGATGCCGTCGACGTTCCCGTGGGTGCGACACTGCCCCTTCTGGATGACGCGGTAACACTCCGGACAGCGCTGGATGAGCCCGGAGCCGTCGCGGACCGCGATCGCGTTCCCGACGAGTTCGACGTCGTAGATGCCGCCGGTGCGGACCGCCTCGCCGACCTCCATCGTCGTCGCGTCCGCGCCGACCTCGATCTCGCGATCGAGCGGCGTCACGGTCGAGAACTCGGAGACGTTGATCTCGGGGACGCCCCGGAACTCCTGGACGTAGGCGTTCTCGATGCGGACGGGCCCGCCCTCCTCGATCGCCGGCGCCGGATCCCAGTTCGTGAACGGCAACCGGCCGCTCTCGTCGCCGAAGACGCCGCTGAGGATCTCCGTCTCGCCGTCCCGCCCGTCGATCGTCCGTCGCTCGTACTCGAGGACGTCAACCTCGACGTTCACGGCGCGATCGCCGGTCTGGAGGTCGGCCAGTTGCGCGTCGCCGCCGATCTCGTGGTCGACGTCGATCGCCTCGTCGACGAACGACAGCGAGGTGCTCTCGCCGAGGTTAAGCTCGGGTTCGCCGTCCCATTCGCGGACGCCCGCGTTGCCCGCGGTGATCGTGTTGCCGGGCGAGAGGCCGAAGTCCTCCCAGGCGGTGTAATCGATCGCGCCGGTTTCGTCGGCGATCCGTCCCTCGACGATGACGTGATCGTCGCCCTGATAGCGGATCGATCGCTCGCCCGCCGCGAGGACGACGCCCGTCACGGTGACGTTGCCGTCATCGGGCGTGATGTCGCCGATCTCCTTGGCGGCGGGCGCGCCGCCACCGCTGCTTCCGCCGCCGTACTTGCGGCGCAGGCTCTGTTTCGCTTCGTTGATCGGGACGCTGTACTCCACCAGGTTCTGCAGGTCAGCTTTGACCTCCTCTTTGTCGACGCCGAGGTCGGAGGCAAGATCCTCGGCATGATCATCGAGTTCCATCAGTGGCCATTCGAGTGGGGGATTAAAAAGCGTTCCCGCGGGGCGGTGAAAGTGAAGCTCCTCGATCCGGGTCCCGGGACGTTCCGGATCGCGATCCGGCGGGTGCGCGGACGGATCCGCGATGATTTAATAAGCGATCGGCGAAACCGGTGTAGACGTGGCTTCGATCGTCGATGTCGTCGCAATCGCCCTGCTCGCGGGTGCCGCAACGGGTCTCGGTGCGCTGCCGATCCTCGTTACGGACCGCATCAGCCACCGGTTCTACGACGCCGCGATCGGTCTCGCGGCCGGAATCATGTTCGGCGCGGCCGTCTTCGCGCTCGTGGTGCCCGGCCTCGAGTTCGGGTCGCTGTGGGAGGTCGTCGTCGGCATCGTCGCCGGCGCCGCGTTCCTCCTCGCTGGAAACCGACTCCTTCCGCACGTCCACCTCGTGATGACCGGCGAGGGCGATCGGACGTTTCCGCCGTCGACCGCCGCCGAGGAGGTCATCGAACCCGAGGATATCATCGAAGCCGTGGTGGCCGCTGAGGCAAACGGCTCCCGATCCGAAGGCGACGGAGCAGCGGCGGACGTCGACTCGAACGCGCGACGGGCGATCCTGGTCGGGAGCGCGATCACGATCCACAACGTTCCCGAGGGGCTGGCGATCGGCATCGCCTTCGCGGGCGGTCTGGAGGCCGTCGGCGTCGCGCTCGCCCTCGCCATCGCGATCCAGAACGTCCCCGACGGGTTTGCGATGGCCGTTCCAGCGAGCCAGACGGACCTCTCGAAACTGAAGACCATCCTGTACACGACGCTGTCGGGCGCGATTCCCGAACCGATCGCGGCGGCGTTCGGATTCGCCCTCGTCGCGCTCGTCACCGGGCTCTTTCCGATCGCCGCGGGGTTCGCCGCCGGGACGATGATGGCCGTCATCTTCCGGGAGCTGATCCCCACCAGTCACGGCCACGGGTACGCAGATATCGCCACCCTGACGTTCGTCGTCGGCTTCGTCGTCATGGTGATCGTCGACGTCGGGCTGGCCGTCTGAGCGCGCCGCTTCGTCTCCCGCAGATCCCGGAAACCCGAGCATACGAGACCGAACGGCTAAAATCCGAAACGAAGTCGTTACCAGCGGGAAATCGTATGGCATTCGGGTATACGAACGGGCAACCGGACCGTGATCAACGGTCGAGATCGCCGCGGGGTTTCCGACAACTATCCCCGGACGCTACGACCAGTATTATCGAACGCGACCGTTTACCTGCTCGTATGGTTGCCCTGTCCGCGCGGTTCGAAGCGTTCCGCGAGTCGCAACTCGCACAGGTGATCGGGTCGGTCGGGTTTCTCCTCGCAACCGGGATATAGACCACGAAGCACGTGGCGGATCGATCGTCGGTTTCGCTGGTGTTAGCACTCTTCTTCGGACTTGTCGGAATCCGTGGACTGTATCGTGGAGGTAGTGGCGAGTTCGGGTGACGTCGCGGACGGAGTTGGCGCCTTTCGTCTTCACGAGCGTTCGGTCTTCACGCGGTGTCTTCTTTAGGGCCGCTCTCGCAGTGTGGGTATGCACGTGGTCGTCAACGCCGCGATGAGCGCGGACGGCAAACTCTCGTCGCGACGCCGGGAGCAGATCGCCATCAGCGGCGACGAGGACTTCGCCCGCGTCGATCGGCTTCGGGCCGACAGCGATGCCGTCGTCGTCGGCGTCGGGACCGTCCTCGCGGACGATCCGCACCTCACGGTCAAAGACGAGACGCTCCGGGGGGAGCGCCGCGACGCCAGCCGCCCGGCCAATCCGGCCCGGGTAGTCGTGGATTCGACGGGGCGAACGCCGCTGGACGCGGCGATCCTCGACGACGCGGCGTCGACGTACCTCTGCGTGAGCGAGTCCGCGCCCGTCGATCGCCGGCTGGAACTCGCCGATCGCGCAAAGCTGGTGACGGCGGGCGACGATCGGGTCGATCTGATGCGGGCGTTCTCGGCGCTCCGGGACGCCGGCCTCGAACGGATCATGGTCGAGGGCGGCGGCGAACTCATCTTCTCGCTGTTCGCGGCCGGACTGGTCGACGAACTCCGCGCGTTCGTCGGTCCGACGGTGATCGGCGGCCGCGACGCGCCCACGCTGGCGGACGGCGAGGGGTTCGTCGAGAATTTCCCGGCGCTCGAACTCGTCAACGCCGAGCCGCTCGACGACGGCGTGCTCCTGCGGTGGCGAACGGACGCCGAGTGACGGCGCCCGCTATCGACCCAAAAACCGCCTCGATCGGCTCACGCCCGTTCGAGTTTCGCGTCGAACGTCTCGCGCACCTTTTCGACCTTCGGCGCAGCGTGCATCCGGCAGTAGGCGTCCTGCGGGTTCTTCTCGAAGTAATCCTGGTGGTACTCCTCTGCGGGATAGAACGTCTCGAGCGGCTCCAGTTCGGTGACGACGTCGTCGTCGTACTCCTCGTCGAGCGCCTCGACGTACGCGTCGGCCTGCTCGCGCTGCGCGTCGGTTTCGTAGAGGACGATCGATCGGTACTGCGATCCGACGTCGGGCCCCTGCCGGTTCAATTGAGTCGGATCGTGGATCGTGAAGAAGATCTCGAGGAGGTCGTCGTAGCCGATCGTCTCGGGATCGTACTCGACCCGAACGACCTCCGCGTGACCGGTCTCACCGGAGCAAACCTCCCGGTAGGTCGGGTCGTCGGTGCGACCGCCGGCGTACCCCGAGGTGACGGAGTCGACCCCGTCGAGTTCCTTGAACGCCGCTTCGATGCACCAGAAACAGCCGCCGCCGAACGTCGCGGTGTCGGTCATGTGCGATACTTAGCCCCTGAATCGTATGTAGTTGACGCGGATCGATCCAGGCGGCGGCCTGTCGCGCGTACGCTAGCCTCACATCATCGCGCCGTGAAGCGCGTCAGATCGGGCCGCTCTCGGCCAGCGTTCGAGTTCGAGGTCGACGAGAATCGGGTCGTTACTCGGACTCGTTTCCGCCTCCCGTTTCGTTGCCGCCCTCGGTCTCGTTTCCGCCTTCGGTTTCGTTTCCTTCGGTTTCGTTTCCTTCGGTCTCGTTCCCGCCACCGCCGCCACCGCCGCTTTCGACCTGGATCTCGCCGTTCATCGTCCCCTCGTGGGGCTGGCAGACGTACTGGGTCATCTCGCTTGTGACCTCGTCGACCGTGAGCGTCTGGGTCTCGCCCTGTTGGTCCATGACCTCGGTCGAGTAGTCGTCGACGACTTCGTCGTTGTCGTTGCGGATCTCGATGTTGTGACCCTGGCCGTCGAGGTTCTCCCAGGTGATGTCGTACGATTCGCCTTCCTGCAGGACAAGCGTCGGATTCGTCTGGTCGGCGATCTGATCGGGTGCTTGTCCCTGCCATCCCTGGACCTCGCCACCGAGTTCGATCTCCGTTCCGGACTCGATCAGTTCGCTACTGCCGCCGCCGCCTCCGCCGCCGTCACCGCCATCACCGCCGCCGTCACCGCCATCACCGCCATCGCCGCCGCCACCGCCTCCGCCGTCTGTACAGCCTGCGGCCAACGGGGCGACGGCGGCGGCGCCTGCTAGTTTGAGGACGGTTCGTCGGTCGGGCAGAGTGTCTTGGGTCTCTTCCCCCATGCGAACCCCTTCTGAGTGCCCATAGTTAAAATCCAACCAAGCAATGGCGGATAATCAGTGCATTATGCAAGAAGTGAGCAAATTACTATAAAAGCATCTATCAAATATCGTGAAAGACTCGAAAGTATATACAAACGAATCCGGTGCTGGGCCCCTCGGAGAGCCGTCGGGAGGTCAGCGCCGAACGGCGTCCATCGAGCGACGCGGACCGTCACGTACGATTCGCACAGCGTAGACCGTTTACGGCGTCTCCGTTCAGCGCGGTGTACAGCACCGGTCGGAAGCACCGAACGGGTCGATCGCCGACGAAACCGCCGAGCACGGCTACCGAACTCGAGCGAGCGAACCCGGCTGCGATCGCCGGCCTGGGGAGATCAGCGGTCGACGTGCGGGTCGTTAGAACTCCCGGGTCACGTCGGCCCAGAGATCGAGCGACCGCCGGTTCGATCGGGTGATATCGACGCGAAACTCCTGCTGGTCGTCGAGGTCGATGGAGACGCGATCGAAATCGACCGCGTACCTGGACTTGCGGTGGCGGCCGCGACGAACCCCGTCGGTTTCGGCGACGAGCCGCGCGTCGGTGAGGCGATCGAGTTTCCGGTAGGTCGACGACAGCGGAAGCTCGGCCGCCTCCGAGATCTCCGGGACCGTCATCGGCTGCTCGAGAACGGCGATGATGGTCCGACAGTCCTCGTCGTCCAGGACGGTGATGACGTCCCGAAACGGAGGCGCGTCGTCGGGCGGAGAGATCTCGAGTGACATCTGACGCGGATCGGTTCGCACCGGAGCCTAAAGACACGTTTGATCGTGACGCGCTCGTCACCGTTCGGAGCCGAGTGGAACCGATGCCGTAGCTACATATACGGCGGGATCGACGCCACTCGTATGAGCGACGATCGGACGCCCGACTCGACGATCGAGAACACGCCCGGCCAGGGACGAACGCCGACGCCCGAGCGGATCGAACCGTCCGCACCGGCGGAGTTCGGCCTCGTGCAGGTCTGGTGGGGTGACGGCAAGGGCAAGACGACGGCCACGCTCGGGATGGGAATGCGCGCGGCCGGTCACGGCTACCGCGTCCACGTGCTCCAGTTCATGAAGGGCGGTGCGTCGAGCGTCGACGCCGTCCGCGGCGAGTACAACGCGATCGCAACCCTGCCGGGGATCAGCTACGAGAACCTCGGCCACTACGGCTGGCACGGAATGGCCGACGGCTCCGCCGAAGAGGATCACGAGGCGGAGGCGCAGGCGGGGCTCGAACGGGCCCGCGAACTGCTCGACGCGGCGGCCGACGCCGCCCTCGACGAACCGATCCCGCTCGACGCCGACCCCGAGGTGGGGATGCACATGCTCGTTCTCGACGAGATCCTCTACGCCGCCGATCGGGGCCTCGTCGGCGAGGACGACGTGCTCGATCTCGTCGAATCGAAACCGGCCGACCTCGAACTGGTCCTTTCCGGGAGCCACGTCGAACCCGAGTACCTCGCGGACGTCGCTGATCTCATCACGAACGTCCGGAAGGTGAAACACCCGATCGAAGGGGGTCAGCGCGCGCGTCGCGGAACCGAGTTCTAACTGTTCGTCCGTTCTCGCGTCACCGCCCCGACTCGGCGGGATAAATGTTATGTGTGATGTAATGCATTACATAGAGCATAACGAATGAGCGTCGAAGTACGACTGCCCCTTCCCGACGAGCAGGTCTTCCGGTACGGGGCGATGGACGACAGCATCGAGATACTCGCCCGGAACCCGTCGGAGGAATTCTCGAACCGAGAGCTGCAGCGACTCACCGGATACGGCGGCCCCAGCGTCTCGAAGGCGCTCTCGCTGCTCGAAGCGATGGGGGTGGTCGTCAGACGCGACGCCGGGAACCGAACGCTCTACCGGATCGACGAGCGGCGGTTACGCGAGCCGGACGATCCGCTCCTCGAAATCCCACAGCCGTCATTTCGAGAACCGCTGCGGCGGTTCGTCCGGCGTCTCGACGACGAGCTGGATTCGATCGCCGGGATCGTCTGCTTCGGCAGCGTCGCCCGCGGCGAGGCCGATCGCGCGAGCGACGTCGACGTCTTCGTCCTCGTCGCCGACGAGGAGGCGGTCTCCGCGCGGCGAACCGTCGCGGACGTCGTTCGAGACCTGGAGGCGGAACCGATCGACGGCGATCGGTACGAGTTCGAGGTCTTTGTCGAGTCGCCCGAGAGCGCCCGCAAGCGAGGCGCGGATCTCCGGCCGATATTCCGGGAGGGAGTCACCCTGGTCGAGAGCGAGACGCTGCGGCGAGTGAAACACGAGATCTTCGGGGTGGCAGAATGACCTCCAGGGAACTCGAAGCGGCGCTCGCGGACGCGGAGGACGCGTTCCAGCGAAAGCCCGAAAACCCGGAGGTGGGGCTCGAGTACGTCTCCGATCCGGCTCTCATCCAGCTTCGGAAGGCGTGTCGCCTCCTCGACGCCGCCGGCTTCCTCCGCGATCGAAACGGACACTTCACGGTCATCATCGAGAGCTCGTTTGTCGCGATCGAGCGATCGATCCAGTTCTACGTCGAGGAGAAGGGGTACGACGTCGCCGGCCAGCGCCACACCGAGGTGTACGAACTGGGAGTCCGCGCCGGCCTATTTTCGCGGGACGTCGCCGATCGGCTCGAAGCGCTCTGGATCGAGAACCGATCGGAATCGTACTACCGAACCGGCGTGGCCGGCGAGTACCGCGCGCGAACGATCCACGAACTCGCAACGCGACTCCACGACGAGATCGTCCGGTTGACCCGGACGCGAGACTGCATTTGCGAGTGACCGGCGCTGACCGGTACCGAGGACGGCGGGTCTACGTATTCGGGAGTTCGCGGATCGAAGAAGGCGCAGCGGGACAGGTGCCAGCACAGTTATTACCGATCAACCGAAATGTCGCGATAGCTGATGGGTGTCATACGCGCTACCGACCTACGGAAGTCGTACGGGACCGTCGACGCGTTAGACGGGCTGAGTTTCGCGGTCGATCGGGGCGAACTGTTCGGATTCTTGGGTCCGAACGGGGCCGGGAAGACGTCCACGATCCGCGTGCTGACGGGGCAGATCGAACCCGACGCCGGTGAGGTCAGCGTTCTCGGCGTCGACCCGGTCGAACGGCCGATCGAGACGCGTCGTCGGGCGGGAATCTTGCCGGAGCAGGCGTCGCCGCCGAGTTTCCTCACGCCGCGGGAGTACCTGGAGTTCGTCGGCGAGGTTCGGGGTCTCGACCCCGATCGCGTGGCCGATCGAGCCGGCCGGTGGGCCGAGCGGCTCGGATTCGAGAGCAAGCTCGATACGCTCCACACGGATCTCTCGCGGGGCCAACAGCAGAAGGTGATGATCGCCCAGGCGTTCCTGCACGAACCCGACGTCGTGTTCATCGACGAGCCGCTCGCGAACCTCGACCCGCTCGTCCAGGAGCAGGTCAAGGCGTTTCTCGTCGGCTACGCGGCCGCGGACAACGCCGTCTTCGTCTCGACGCACAACATCGAGGTCGCCGAGGCGATCTGTACCCGCGTCGGGATCGTCGCCGACGGGCGGCTGGTCGCCGAACGATCGGTTTCGGATGCCACCGACGCGTCGCTTCTCGAGTTGTTCCTCGATCGCGTCTCCGACGAAGCGGCTCGCGATCTCCCCGCATGCTCGACAGCATGAGTCGATCGACGCCCCGGCCGTCGACGATCGACCGGACGCTGTTCCGGGCGCTCGTTCGCGAGGAGTGGCGGCTTCACACCCGGCTGTTCGGCGGCTGGCGCTTCGCGCTGTTTCCGGTCATGGTCGCCGTACTGGCCGGTCTCGGTGGGCTCGCGCTTCTCGCGAACGGCACCACGACCGGGACGGTCGTCACCGGGTTGCACGTGCTCGCGCTCGGGTTCGGCCTCTACAGCGGGACGGCCGGTTTCGTCGGCTCGGACATGCTCGAGAACGTCTTTGGGGACCTCTCGCTCGTCCTCGCGTCGTCGACCACCCTTCCGATCGGGCGCAGACGGTTGCTCGGCCTCTTCCTGCTGAAAGACGGGCTCTTCTACGCGCTCGTCTTCGTCCTCCCGATGGCGATCGGCGCCGGACCGCTTCTGGGGCTTACCGCGGGCACCCCGTTCGCCGTCGCGACGCTCTGGACGTCCCTCACGATCGTCTTCGCGGCCGGAATGGCGATCACCGTCATGCTGATCGCCGTCCGGACGCGGGGCGTTTCCGTGCGGGCGATCGTGGCCGCGGTCGGTGTAGCGATAGCGCTCGCCGTACTCTCGGGCCGGGACGAGCTCGCCGTGGTCACGGCCGCGATCGTTCCGATCGAGTCGCCCGCGATCGGCGCCGCGTTAACGGTCGGGACGATCGCTGTCGGAGCGATCGCGCTGGCCGTCTACGACCCGACGTACGGCCGCCCCGCCCGGACGGCTAGCGACGGGTTTGCCCGTCGAAACGGCCCGGTTCTCGCCGCGGAGGAGCCGTTAGTCAGGAAGGCCCTTCTCGACCTGGCTCGGTCGTCCGGCGGCGTCTGGAAGCCGTTCGTCTCGGTCGGGATCCTCCTGTCGCTCGTCGCCGCGCTGGTCGGGGTCGTCGACTCGATCACCGGCGTCGAGCCCGCGCCGGGCGTGTTCTTCGGCGGCGTTCTCGGACTGTCGGCGTTCACGACGTACAACTGGCTCACGCAGTTCGACTCGGTCGAATCGTACCTCGCGTACCCGGTGTCGGTCGCGGACGTGTTCGACGCGAAACGCGCGGCGTTCGTCCTCGTCGGGGCGCCGGCGGTCGCCGCGCCGTACCTCGTGGCCGTGGTCTGGTTCGAGGCCACCCTCGTCGACGCCGTCGCGGGCGCGGTTCTGCTCGCCGGCTACGCGCTGTACTACTACGGCCTCACGGTGTACATCGCCGGCTTCGATCCGAACGAGTTCCTGTTCGACGCGGTCCGGTTCGCGCAGTTCACCGCCGGCGTCGCCCTCCCGCTCGTCCCGACGCTGGTCGCGGGGTTCGTCGTCGGTCCGCCGTCGCCGCCGATCGCCCTCGCGATCGCACTTTCGGGCGTCGGCGTCGGGGCCATCGGCTGGGTACTCTCGAGCCGGGCCGGACCGCGGTGGGAACGGCGTCACCGAACCGGATGACGCCTCGAGATCGTGCGGCTTCGCTCGGCTGATCCCGAGCGCGTCGACGCGTTCAAAAAATATCGGCCGTGCCCCTGATTGCCGGTTCCGTCGCCATCCCGAATCGATCGGTCGCCGGCATCGGATCGGTATCGCCGTCACGTATTGAACGTACAGGTCGTTCTCCTCGATAGACGCGAATTTATTACGCTTCGACTGAATTTATCGCAGTTCAGACTGACAGGACAGTGTGAACGACGGCGACGAGGCGGGACGATCGTTCGAGAGCGATCCGACCGCGACGATCGGGACGGGAGCTCGGCCGGGAGGGAACCGATAGGACGAATACCACCGCACGCGCGAGTACCGCCTACGCGGATGACACGGACCCTCCTCGTCGCCGGTACCGCGAGCCACGTCGGCAAGTCGACGGTGGCCGCCGGCCTCTGCCGTCTCCTCGCCGATCGGGGCGTCTCGGTCGCCCCGTTCAAGGCGCAGAACATGAGCAACAACGCTCGCGTCGTCGTTCGCCCGGACATCGGCGCGGGCGCGGCCGACCACGGTTCCGCAGCCGAAACGGACGGCGGACCGGGAGACGGGACGAACGGCGGCGCGGTCGATCGGTGGGGCGAGATCGGCGTCTCCCAGTTCGTCCAGGCGCGGGCGGCCCGAATCACGCCGACGACCGACTGCAATCCGGTCCTGTTGAAACCCCGCGGGGAGGGGGAGAGCCAGGTGGTCGTTCAGGGGCGGGCCCGCGAACACGTTCCGCCGGGGACCTACTACGAGGCGTACTGGGACGAGGCCCGGGCGGCGGCCGAGGAGTCCTACCGACGGCTCGCGGCCGAACACGACGTGATCGTCGCCGAAGGGGCGGGCAGCATCGCCGAGATCAACCTTCACGATCGCGACCTCGCGAACGTCGAGCTGGCCCGGTTCGCGGACGCGGAGATCCTCCTCCTGGTCGACATCGAACGGGGCGGCGCGTTCGCCAGCCTCTACGGAACGATCGAACTCCTGCCCGCGGACCTCCGGGAACGGATCGTCGGCGCGGTCGTCACCAAGTTCCGAGGGGAGCCGTCGCTGCTCGATCCCGGCATCGACGAGATCGAGTCCCGAACCGGCGTCCCGATCCTCGGCGTCGTCCCCTACGACGATCCGGGGCTCCCGGAGGAGGACAGCGTCGCCCTGCCGGCGACGAGCGAGCGCGCCGCGATCGGCGGCGACGACGGCGTTCCCGACGAACGGAGGATCAGGATCGCAGTTCCGCGGCTCCCGCGTATCTCGAACGCGACGGATCTCGAGGCGCTGGCGGCGGAGCCGGGGGTCTCGGTGCTGTACGTGCCGGTAGACGGCGACGACGA carries:
- a CDS encoding Single-stranded DNA binding protein, translated to MELDDHAEDLASDLGVDKEEVKADLQNLVEYSVPINEAKQSLRRKYGGGSSGGGAPAAKEIGDITPDDGNVTVTGVVLAAGERSIRYQGDDHVIVEGRIADETGAIDYTAWEDFGLSPGNTITAGNAGVREWDGEPELNLGESTSLSFVDEAIDVDHEIGGDAQLADLQTGDRAVNVEVDVLEYERRTIDGRDGETEILSGVFGDESGRLPFTNWDPAPAIEEGGPVRIENAYVQEFRGVPEINVSEFSTVTPLDREIEVGADATTMEVGEAVRTGGIYDVELVGNAIAVRDGSGLIQRCPECYRVIQKGQCRTHGNVDGIDDLRVKAILDDGTGTVTVVLDDDLTEDVYGGTLEDALEQAREAMDQEVVADEIRDRIVGREYRIRGHLSVDEYGANLDAESFDESDDDPAARAAAFLEEVRA
- a CDS encoding ZIP family metal transporter, with product MASIVDVVAIALLAGAATGLGALPILVTDRISHRFYDAAIGLAAGIMFGAAVFALVVPGLEFGSLWEVVVGIVAGAAFLLAGNRLLPHVHLVMTGEGDRTFPPSTAAEEVIEPEDIIEAVVAAEANGSRSEGDGAAADVDSNARRAILVGSAITIHNVPEGLAIGIAFAGGLEAVGVALALAIAIQNVPDGFAMAVPASQTDLSKLKTILYTTLSGAIPEPIAAAFGFALVALVTGLFPIAAGFAAGTMMAVIFRELIPTSHGHGYADIATLTFVVGFVVMVIVDVGLAV
- a CDS encoding 2,5-diamino-6-(ribosylamino)-4(3H)-pyrimidinone 5'-phosphate reductase — its product is MHVVVNAAMSADGKLSSRRREQIAISGDEDFARVDRLRADSDAVVVGVGTVLADDPHLTVKDETLRGERRDASRPANPARVVVDSTGRTPLDAAILDDAASTYLCVSESAPVDRRLELADRAKLVTAGDDRVDLMRAFSALRDAGLERIMVEGGGELIFSLFAAGLVDELRAFVGPTVIGGRDAPTLADGEGFVENFPALELVNAEPLDDGVLLRWRTDAE
- the msrA gene encoding peptide-methionine (S)-S-oxide reductase MsrA, whose product is MTDTATFGGGCFWCIEAAFKELDGVDSVTSGYAGGRTDDPTYREVCSGETGHAEVVRVEYDPETIGYDDLLEIFFTIHDPTQLNRQGPDVGSQYRSIVLYETDAQREQADAYVEALDEEYDDDVVTELEPLETFYPAEEYHQDYFEKNPQDAYCRMHAAPKVEKVRETFDAKLERA
- a CDS encoding cupredoxin domain-containing protein, whose product is MGEETQDTLPDRRTVLKLAGAAAVAPLAAGCTDGGGGGGGDGGDGGDGGGDGGDGGGGGGGSSELIESGTEIELGGEVQGWQGQAPDQIADQTNPTLVLQEGESYDITWENLDGQGHNIEIRNDNDEVVDDYSTEVMDQQGETQTLTVDEVTSEMTQYVCQPHEGTMNGEIQVESGGGGGGGNETEGNETEGNETEGGNETEGGNETGGGNESE
- a CDS encoding helix-turn-helix domain-containing protein is translated as MSLEISPPDDAPPFRDVITVLDDEDCRTIIAVLEQPMTVPEISEAAELPLSSTYRKLDRLTDARLVAETDGVRRGRHRKSRYAVDFDRVSIDLDDQQEFRVDITRSNRRSLDLWADVTREF
- a CDS encoding cob(I)yrinic acid a,c-diamide adenosyltransferase is translated as MSDDRTPDSTIENTPGQGRTPTPERIEPSAPAEFGLVQVWWGDGKGKTTATLGMGMRAAGHGYRVHVLQFMKGGASSVDAVRGEYNAIATLPGISYENLGHYGWHGMADGSAEEDHEAEAQAGLERARELLDAAADAALDEPIPLDADPEVGMHMLVLDEILYAADRGLVGEDDVLDLVESKPADLELVLSGSHVEPEYLADVADLITNVRKVKHPIEGGQRARRGTEF
- a CDS encoding nucleotidyltransferase domain-containing protein gives rise to the protein MSVEVRLPLPDEQVFRYGAMDDSIEILARNPSEEFSNRELQRLTGYGGPSVSKALSLLEAMGVVVRRDAGNRTLYRIDERRLREPDDPLLEIPQPSFREPLRRFVRRLDDELDSIAGIVCFGSVARGEADRASDVDVFVLVADEEAVSARRTVADVVRDLEAEPIDGDRYEFEVFVESPESARKRGADLRPIFREGVTLVESETLRRVKHEIFGVAE
- a CDS encoding ABC transporter ATP-binding protein, whose amino-acid sequence is MGVIRATDLRKSYGTVDALDGLSFAVDRGELFGFLGPNGAGKTSTIRVLTGQIEPDAGEVSVLGVDPVERPIETRRRAGILPEQASPPSFLTPREYLEFVGEVRGLDPDRVADRAGRWAERLGFESKLDTLHTDLSRGQQQKVMIAQAFLHEPDVVFIDEPLANLDPLVQEQVKAFLVGYAAADNAVFVSTHNIEVAEAICTRVGIVADGRLVAERSVSDATDASLLELFLDRVSDEAARDLPACSTA
- a CDS encoding cobyric acid synthase; this encodes MTRTLLVAGTASHVGKSTVAAGLCRLLADRGVSVAPFKAQNMSNNARVVVRPDIGAGAADHGSAAETDGGPGDGTNGGAVDRWGEIGVSQFVQARAARITPTTDCNPVLLKPRGEGESQVVVQGRAREHVPPGTYYEAYWDEARAAAEESYRRLAAEHDVIVAEGAGSIAEINLHDRDLANVELARFADAEILLLVDIERGGAFASLYGTIELLPADLRERIVGAVVTKFRGEPSLLDPGIDEIESRTGVPILGVVPYDDPGLPEEDSVALPATSERAAIGGDDGVPDERRIRIAVPRLPRISNATDLEALAAEPGVSVLYVPVDGDDDPAGRLAAADAVVIPGTKNTVDDLLALRRAGFDDALAAFDGPIVGLCGGYQLLGERITDAALEGTGNEDVVDGFGLLPIETRFDAEKHLERTAVPVDGTATPLLAGASGTASGYEIHAGRTEALEAVDRPLGESSAAVGSVLGTYLHGVFDNENVRQAFLDHVAASAGVDRPEIAGGAPGPVNGTPFDRAATLVREHVDLAALGAPFR